The stretch of DNA GGCCTTATCGGTCCGGTGCGCCTGTGGGAGGAAGGGAAGTGAGCGAGACGAGTGTTCTGCCGGTCGAGCCGGGCGCGATCTCTGCGTCCGACTTCATCCGCCGCGAGACGTTGACCAGTGTGGCGATCAACACCGTCCTCAGTCTGGCCTTTTTTCTCGTGGTGTTTCGTCTGGAGGCGCGAGTGCCGGTCTGGGGCCTTGGCAACCTCGTTTTCGATACTCTGCCGCAGAGCTTCATGATCACGCTGATGGGGGTACTGGTGCCGGGTCTGATAGCGCGCGCAAAGCGGCAGGCAGGCAAGGTTGAGGCGTTATCGGAGCGCTCGATCCTGCCGTATTCGCCATGGGTACGTGCGATCGCGATGGCGCTGGTCTCGGCGCTGGTCTGTTCGGCAATCGCGCTGGCGATATTCGCTGCCTTGGGCTGGCAGGACGTGAACTGGTGGTGCGCATTGGGTGGCAAGCTGGTTTTCGGTGCCATGCTGGCACTGGTTGTAACGCCTGTAGGTCTTCGGGCAGCACTGGTCCCACGGTGATTAGCATGCTTGGGCCAAGCGGCAGGTAATTAACTGTGCTGCCGTTTCGCTGGGACTATGGCAATACTAGCGGATCGGCTACATCGTCGCTTGATGACTGTATGTACCAGTTCGATAACAGCGGAGGCGATACGCAGCATCCTTAATCATTGTATTTTTGCGCAGTAAGTCATTGTCATGACGGCCAGATCCGGAGAACTGTCATCTGCAGGATAGCTTGTGATGATAGGTGAGGTCGGGGCTTAGGGCAACGGCACTTCGATCGTCGCTCCGGCCAACAGGGAGGGGTTCACCGAGTGGCAGTGGGTCTCGATCAAGAGGGAAGCAAGCGCCGGCATACCCGTTCTGACGGGATGCCCTGGGCGGATACGCCGCGCGAGGGGGAGAAAACAGGATAGGCTCCTCTTCGCGCGGCACAGGCGCAATCAGGTCAGGGCACCACGCAGCAGCCCCTTCACATCCTCGGCTCGGCCCGCAAGCACGGCCTTGGCCGAATAGAGCGCGGTGCCGAAAACCTGACTGGCCTGTACCTTGGGCGGCATCACCAGTTCCATGCGATCGGTAACGACATCGAGCAGTGCGGGGCCGGGCGTTGCCAGCCAGTCTCGCACGGCATTGTCCAGATCGCTGGCCTTTTCCACGCGCCGTGCCCAGAAGCCGATGGCCTCGGCAACCCGTGCGAAGTCGGGATTCTTGAGGTTGGTGTAGGAGTCGAGCAGCCCTTCGACCTTCTGTTCAAGCTCCACGAAGCCCAGCGAACTGTTGTCGAACACACAGACCTTGATCGGCAGGTCTTCCTGAATGGCGGTCAGCAGGTCGCCCAGCAGCATGGCAATGCCGCCGTCGCCCGAAAGCGAGATGACCTGACGGCCGGGGCAGGCTGCCTGCGCACCCAGTGCATTGGGCATGGCATTGGCCATTGTCCCATGCGTCAGCGAGATCACCGTGCGGTTCCGGCCGGTCGCAGGGACATGGCGCAGGCACCACACCATCGGGGAGCCGCCATCGGCCGTCCACACGGCGTCAGGCTGCGCGTGTCTGGCGATGGTCTCGGTCAGATACTGCGGATGGATCGGCACCTTGTCATTGGCCACGGCATGCTTGGACTGTTCGCTCTGGGCCTTGGCGTGATGCTTCAGGCACTGGTCGAGGAAGGCGCGATCATCCTTTGGGGTGATCATCGGCAGCAGCGCATCGAGCGTCGAGCGCACATCGCCGACTGCGGCGATGTCTACCGGATGGCGGCGACCAAGGTGGGTGCCGTCAAGATCGATCTGCAGGATCGTCGCTTTTTCGGGATAGAACTGGCGCCACGCGAAGTCACAGCCGAGCAGCAGCAGCGTATCGCACGCGGTCAGCGCGTGATAGCCCGCTTCGGAACCGAACACACCGGTCATGCCTACGAGGTAGGGGTTGTCGTGTTCCAGAAAATCCTTGGCACGCGAGGTATGCGCCACCGGCGCCTTCAGCTTTTCGGCCAGCGCGATCACCTGATCGTGGGCTTCATGCGTTCCCGAACCGCCATAGATCGCGACTTTTCTGCCGGCGTTCAGGGCTGTTGCCAGTTGCTCCAGTTCTGTCTGCGCAGGAAGCGTCCGCGGTGTCGCGCGATGGACGCGGAAGGCAGGCTCGTCGGGCGCCTTGGCGCTGGAGACGTCGGCAGGAACGATCAGCACCGCAACGCCTTTCTTCGCGATCGCGGCTTGTGCGGCCATCGCGGTCATGCGGCGGGCCTGTCCGGGTGTGCGGATCTCCTCGCAGAATACCGAACAGCTCTGGTAGATCGGTTTGTAGTCCACTTCCTGCGGGAAATCGAAGCCGAGTTCGTCGCGTACGATCTGGCTGGCGATAAGGACTACCGGCGCCCGGTTGCGATGACTGTCGAACAGGCCGTTGATAAAGTGCAGGCTACCGGGACCGCATGAACCGGCGCAGGCGGTGAGGTCGCCTGTCACCATGGCGTCGGCTCCTGCGGCGAACCCACCGGCTTCCTCATGGCGCATGTGAACCCAGCGGATTTGCGAGCGACGGATCGAGTCGGTGACATGGTTGAGCGTGTCACCCGGAACGCCGTAACAGCGGCGTACACCGGCCTGCTCCAGCGTTTCAACGATGACATCTGCGACGGTCTGGGACATGCGGGAAACTCCTTGGGGTCGGCCAAGCAAGTCTCGGGAGAGGTTAAGGTTTCATGCGTTGTCCGCAAGTGGGGATGAGGGAGGGGCATCTCCGGCTGCCTGCTGGAAAAGCAGTGCGCGCAGCCAGCCTTGCGTGGGGTCGCGGTGGCTTCGCTCATGCCACACGGCGATCTTGCTGAAGCCGGGCACGTCGATCGGCGGCGGATACGCCACGATGCCCGGAGCATGCCGGAAAAGCCGCGAAGGGGCGACCGTTACCAGATCGGTTGTGCGCAGCAGATCAGCGAGCGCCTGAAAGCTGCCGAGAGATGCCTGTACCCGTCGCGAGCGACCGATCGCGGCCAGGGCCGTGTCGGTCACGCCGGAGAAATCGTCGCCGCCCAGGGAAACCAGCGCATGATCGAGCGCGCAGAACGTGTCGAGGTCGGGCAATGCTCCGGCGACCGGATGATCGGCCCGCATCGCGACAACGTAATGCTCATCGAACAGGTGGCGGGAGCGCAGCGATCCCGGTGCCATCTGCGGCGTGGTCAGCGCCAGATCGAGGTCGCCATTGTCGAACCATGCGCCCAGTTCGACCTCGGGTACGGGTTGGACCGAAACCCGTATTCCTGGAGCAAGCGAGCGAAGGCGTGAAAGACAGGGCAAGGCAAGAGTGTGAAGCGCATAATCGGTCGCAGCAATACGCCATGTGCCTCGGGCGCTCGACGGGTCGAAAATGGGGGCTGGAACAGGCTGTCCAATTCGTCCAGCGCCTGCCGGAGCGGTGCAGCCAATTGCAATGCGCGCTCAGTCGGCACGATGCCGCGCTGCCCCCGAACGAACAGTGGGTCGGCAAACGCTTCCCTTAGCCGTGCGAGCATGCCGCTGACTGCCGGTTGCGACAAGTTGAGCCGACTGGCGGCCCGCGTCACGCTACGTTCGACCAGCAGGGCGTCGAGCGCTTTGAGGAGATTGAGGTCGAAAATCTTGATATCAGTCATGGCGATGACGATCATCCGGAGTCATAATTGGAATAATGGCTGAGCGAGGAGCAAATGAACAGCCGCAAGGTGAATACAGATGGTGTTCGCCATGAAATATCGAGTGAGATCCTACGATGAACGCCATTTTCTGGCCGGAAGGTTACATTCCCGGCTTTGCCGACAATTTTGCCTCGAACGAGATGATCGTGGCTGGACTCACCGCCGACCAGGTGTGGCCACTGTTGGCCAACGCTGAAGTGTGGCCGAGCTACTACGCGAATTGCGCTGACATTGCCTTCCCCGATGGGAATGGTCCGGTGCTTGCAGAGGGGACTCGTTTCTTTTTCCGCACCTTCGGCTTTCCTGTCGATTGCGAAGTGACCGAATATGTTGCTCCGCAGGCTGGAGCGCCGGGCCGTGTCGCGTGGCATGGCTGGTCGGGTGAGGGCGATGAGCGGCTTGACGTGCATCATGCTTGGTTGATCGAAGATATTGAGGGCGGCCGGGTGCGCGTCCTCACGCAGGAAACCCAGAACGGCAACCCTGCAAAGGCGCTGGCGGCAGCCGTGCCGAACCCGATGATCAATGGCCATGATGAATGGCTGCGCGGGATGCTCGCTGCTGCGCGCGAGGGTTTGGCGCAAGCTTGAGGAATAAAGCGTGCGGACGAAGGGGTATTCCCGTCGTCCGCACGTTCATTTCTTACCAGGCGTGCGGCTCGCCGGTCCACTTGTACAGGCCGCCTGACATGTCCGGCGTGAGCCGCCCGGCAAGAGCGACGATGCCCGACGCGCTTTCCTGCGGCGTAATGTCGGCGCCGGGGCCACCCATGTCGGTCTGCACCCAGCCCGGATGGACGCTGATGGCGATGATGCCGCGATCCGTCGTGCCGGTCGCGACCTGCTGCGTCAGCTTGTGCACTGCGGCCTTGGACGTGCAGTAGATTTCCGCGCCCGGATGCGTCCAGGTCGATGCGCCCATCTGGCTGCCGAAATTGACGACCCTGCTGCCTTCGCGGAGCCGGGGAAGGAACGCCTGAAACACGCGCATCGGGCCGATGACGTTGACGTTCAGGACGCCCAGCCATTCGTCGAAATCGGCATGCTCGACCTGCGATGCGCGCGGGCCCAGAACGCCAGCCACATTATACAGGATATCGACCGGCGTATCTCCGGTATCGGCCGTACCTTGCCGCACCGATTCGTCCTCGGAAACATCCATGGCATGAAGCGTGATGAGGCCCTCGCTGTCGGCAGCCAGCGCGTTGAGTTCGGCGGCGCCATCGGGATCGCGGAGCAGGGCGAAGATGCGATCGCCCTTGGCAAGGTGGAGCTTCACGATTTCGAGCGCGATGCCGCGCCCCGCGCCGGTAATGGCGATATTGGCCATGATGAAAATCCCTTGAGTGACAGGCCGGGCAGGATATGCCCTTGGGCCAAGCGGTTGAAGAGGCTACAGGTTCCTTCCGACCTCATGCGTTCGATATCGGACAGGACAGCGTTTTGGAAAGGATGCGGCTTTCCTTGACTTTTCGGCAGCCGATGCCTAGTTGCCGTCCTTTCCGAACTCTCGAATTTTCACGGAGTGCCCATGGCGCGCGTTACTGTCGAAGATTGCGTCGACAAGATCCCCAACCGTTTCGACCTGGTCCTGCTGGCTGCGCAGCGTGCGCGCGAGATCTCGGGTGGTGCGGAACTCACGCTCGAGCGCGATCGTGACAAGAACCCCGTCGTCGCCCTTCGCGAGATCGCGGAAGAAACCGTGACGCCCAAGATTCTCAAGGAAACGCTGGTCACCTCGATGCAGCGTTACCTGCCGGAAGACGATGACGAGATGGACGATGTCGGCTCGCTGAGCCAGTCGGCCGAAGCGCTGCGCATCACGGCTTCGGCGCCGACGCGCAACACCTCGCTGGGCGCCGATTACGACGGTTGATCCCCGGCACTTGACCTTGCCGGGATGAGGCGCAAGTCTCTTCCCGGTGAAGGACAAGAACCGAAAACTTCCCCGGATCGCAGGGTTCGCCATGGGCGGCGTGCGAAAGCCGGATGAAGCCGCCAGACATCCTGGTGAGCAGGACGCTGATGGCGCGCTTGCACCTGCTGGTGCGACGATCGCCGTGTACAGCGTCAAAGGTGGCGTCGGAAAGACGACCTTCGCGGCCAACCTTGCCTGGTGTTCCAGTGCAATGACCGGGCACCGTACCTTGTTGTGGGATCTCGATGCCGCAGGCGGATCGGGATTTCTCTACGATCTTCAGCCACAATCGACGCATCTTGTCGAAGAGGTCTTCACGCGCGGCCGTGCCGTTGCGAAGCTGATCCAGCATACCTCTTATGCCGGGCTGGATGTGCTGCCGGCCGATGACAGCATCCGTGCGCTCGATTCCCGGCTCCTGCAGATCGGCAAGCGCAAGCGACTGGCGCGGCTGACCGAGGAACTGACGCAGCATTATCCCCGCGTAGTGCTGGATTGCCCGCCGGTGATGAACGAACTGTCCGCCCAGATCATTCGCGCGGCCGATCTCGTGATCGTGCCGTTGCCGCCTTCGCCGCTTTCGGCGCGGGCGCTTGATCTGGTGGTCCGTGAGATCGCCGGGGCTGGAAAACGACACCCGCCGATCCTGCCTGTTCTCTCGATGCTCGACTTGCGTCGCGGTCTCCACCGGGAAGTGCGCGCCGCGCAGCCGGAGTGGCCCTCGGTGCCCTATGCCAGCGTGGTTGAACAGGGTGCCGTGCAGCGTCAGCCGGTAGGCGTATTGTCGCCGAAAAGCGCAGCGGCGCAGGCGTTTGCCGGTCTTTGGTCCGCGATCGAGCGCAAGTTGCAGGGTGGCCGTGCCGGAGGCTTCGCCGAACTCTAGACCTGCATTGCGCTGCAGCGATCCGTACGGCACACTCGCGACCAGCGGATTGCTGGGGGCGATGATGAGTGCAGGGGAAGGACTGGCGGAACTGGGGCAG from Novosphingobium sp. 9 encodes:
- a CDS encoding thiamine pyrophosphate-dependent enzyme; this encodes MSQTVADVIVETLEQAGVRRCYGVPGDTLNHVTDSIRRSQIRWVHMRHEEAGGFAAGADAMVTGDLTACAGSCGPGSLHFINGLFDSHRNRAPVVLIASQIVRDELGFDFPQEVDYKPIYQSCSVFCEEIRTPGQARRMTAMAAQAAIAKKGVAVLIVPADVSSAKAPDEPAFRVHRATPRTLPAQTELEQLATALNAGRKVAIYGGSGTHEAHDQVIALAEKLKAPVAHTSRAKDFLEHDNPYLVGMTGVFGSEAGYHALTACDTLLLLGCDFAWRQFYPEKATILQIDLDGTHLGRRHPVDIAAVGDVRSTLDALLPMITPKDDRAFLDQCLKHHAKAQSEQSKHAVANDKVPIHPQYLTETIARHAQPDAVWTADGGSPMVWCLRHVPATGRNRTVISLTHGTMANAMPNALGAQAACPGRQVISLSGDGGIAMLLGDLLTAIQEDLPIKVCVFDNSSLGFVELEQKVEGLLDSYTNLKNPDFARVAEAIGFWARRVEKASDLDNAVRDWLATPGPALLDVVTDRMELVMPPKVQASQVFGTALYSAKAVLAGRAEDVKGLLRGALT
- a CDS encoding LysR substrate-binding domain-containing protein, whose protein sequence is MPCLSRLRSLAPGIRVSVQPVPEVELGAWFDNGDLDLALTTPQMAPGSLRSRHLFDEHYVVAMRADHPVAGALPDLDTFCALDHALVSLGGDDFSGVTDTALAAIGRSRRVQASLGSFQALADLLRTTDLVTVAPSRLFRHAPGIVAYPPPIDVPGFSKIAVWHERSHRDPTQGWLRALLFQQAAGDAPPSSPLADNA
- a CDS encoding LysR family transcriptional regulator, which produces MIVIAMTDIKIFDLNLLKALDALLVERSVTRAASRLNLSQPAVSGMLARLREAFADPLFVRGQRGIVPTERALQLAAPLRQALDELDSLFQPPFSTRRAPEAHGVLLRPIMRFTLLPCPVFHAFARLLQEYGFRSNPYPRSNWAHGSTMATSIWR
- a CDS encoding SRPBCC domain-containing protein, whose amino-acid sequence is MNAIFWPEGYIPGFADNFASNEMIVAGLTADQVWPLLANAEVWPSYYANCADIAFPDGNGPVLAEGTRFFFRTFGFPVDCEVTEYVAPQAGAPGRVAWHGWSGEGDERLDVHHAWLIEDIEGGRVRVLTQETQNGNPAKALAAAVPNPMINGHDEWLRGMLAAAREGLAQA
- a CDS encoding SDR family NAD(P)-dependent oxidoreductase; its protein translation is MANIAITGAGRGIALEIVKLHLAKGDRIFALLRDPDGAAELNALAADSEGLITLHAMDVSEDESVRQGTADTGDTPVDILYNVAGVLGPRASQVEHADFDEWLGVLNVNVIGPMRVFQAFLPRLREGSRVVNFGSQMGASTWTHPGAEIYCTSKAAVHKLTQQVATGTTDRGIIAISVHPGWVQTDMGGPGADITPQESASGIVALAGRLTPDMSGGLYKWTGEPHAW
- the rpoZ gene encoding DNA-directed RNA polymerase subunit omega, giving the protein MARVTVEDCVDKIPNRFDLVLLAAQRAREISGGAELTLERDRDKNPVVALREIAEETVTPKILKETLVTSMQRYLPEDDDEMDDVGSLSQSAEALRITASAPTRNTSLGADYDG
- a CDS encoding ParA family protein; translation: MKDKNRKLPRIAGFAMGGVRKPDEAARHPGEQDADGALAPAGATIAVYSVKGGVGKTTFAANLAWCSSAMTGHRTLLWDLDAAGGSGFLYDLQPQSTHLVEEVFTRGRAVAKLIQHTSYAGLDVLPADDSIRALDSRLLQIGKRKRLARLTEELTQHYPRVVLDCPPVMNELSAQIIRAADLVIVPLPPSPLSARALDLVVREIAGAGKRHPPILPVLSMLDLRRGLHREVRAAQPEWPSVPYASVVEQGAVQRQPVGVLSPKSAAAQAFAGLWSAIERKLQGGRAGGFAEL